A window of Oceanispirochaeta sp. genomic DNA:
CTGAACTCCGTATCCAGAGTCAGTTCCCTATAGGAGTGGGGTGTTAAGAGCCATCCCAGGGTCCCTCCCACTCGGGATTCTTCCAGATGGGCATCGGGAGTGAGGAACTCCATGATCCCCGGGACTCCCCGGCTGCTGCTGTAAAGACTGGTCTCCAGGGACAACACTGAACTATCCATGCCCCCCTTGTTCCAGGAGAGTCCACCCCGGGCGTTGGCGGCCCAGCCACTGCTGTTGGTCCTGACCTCACTTCCTTCTTCCAGGGGGTAATCAAATTCCCCGCCTGTCCTGCGGCCCTCCAGGGCAAGGGTTCCCGTCAGGGTTCCTCCGGGAGAAAGAGGACCTCTCAGCCAGGCAGCCCCGGTGTAGGTCTGAAAGGAACCGGCAGAGAGGGACACTCCCCCTTCAGGAAAAGGGGAGGCTTCTTTTTTCGTAATGATATTGATGACCCCGCCGAAGGCTCCTTCCCCGTATACGGCGCTGTTGCCTCCCCGGATCACTTCGATGCGTTCGATGTCTTTGAGTGAGAAGGAGTTCAGATTGACAGTATCCCCTTTTCCGTTGTTCTGGGGGACTCCGTTGACAAGGATCAGAACCTGCTGGCCGCTGCTGCCCCGGATGCTGACAGTGGAAGGTTCCAGTGTGGTTCCAGACCGGCTGACAGTCACACCCGGCGAGACCTGCAGAGCTTCGCTGACAGTTCGGGCTCCCATCCTCTCCCAGCTCTCTTTTTCGATGACCGTTTTCTGCCCTGAGGCCGTATCCGTGGTAGACCGTTCACCGGTAATAATAATCTTGTCGGATTCGGGAGGCTCGGAAGCATTTTGTGCCCCCAGGGAGAGAGTCAGAAACAGCAGACCAGAGA
This region includes:
- a CDS encoding TonB-dependent receptor, translated to MKRHAGLLSGLLFLTLSLGAQNASEPPESDKIIITGERSTTDTASGQKTVIEKESWERMGARTVSEALQVSPGVTVSRSGTTLEPSTVSIRGSSGQQVLILVNGVPQNNGKGDTVNLNSFSLKDIERIEVIRGGNSAVYGEGAFGGVINIITKKEASPFPEGGVSLSAGSFQTYTGAAWLRGPLSPGGTLTGTLALEGRRTGGEFDYPLEEGSEVRTNSSGWAANARGGLSWNKGGMDSSVLSLETSLYSSSRGVPGIMEFLTPDAHLEESRVGGTLGWLLTPHSYRELTLDTEF